From the Aquitalea magnusonii genome, one window contains:
- a CDS encoding glycosyltransferase family 9 protein — protein sequence MKKQRRLPGRLLIFAALMCRLPWQWLRRRPSEQTVQRILVLHQFLLGDALMATSLLAKLRERYPVAEITLACPPGQVGLYQSRPYGITAVGWHPRDFASVRKLFAMPRFDLVFLSGENRLSFLARAIGARWIIGFAAEAPAYKNWLVDEAVAYSDQPESWTDTAARLVAGPEPKAFDLADWPVEVINPVSIAQPYVVLHVGASSATRYWPTTNWQDLAAGLRMQGRCIVWSCGPGEEQLIGAIDPPAQDIVMAGCLNLVQLRALLHGAQACICPDTGVAHLAKTAGVPLLMLFGPGSEILFGRSNFFSAIPCVGVGAAWFPCRIQRDMHHRQVSWALRCHRTVGDKPDQCHKPQCMAAVQPSMVLQALVQLLP from the coding sequence ATGAAAAAGCAGCGACGACTGCCCGGACGCTTGCTGATTTTTGCCGCGCTGATGTGCCGTTTACCTTGGCAGTGGTTGCGGCGGCGTCCCTCCGAGCAAACTGTGCAGCGAATTTTGGTCCTGCATCAGTTCCTGTTGGGTGACGCCTTAATGGCTACCAGCCTGCTGGCCAAATTGCGAGAGCGTTATCCCGTGGCAGAGATTACACTGGCCTGCCCGCCGGGGCAGGTTGGGCTATATCAGAGTCGGCCTTACGGCATTACTGCAGTCGGCTGGCATCCACGGGACTTTGCCTCTGTACGCAAGTTATTCGCGATGCCACGCTTCGATCTGGTCTTTCTCAGTGGAGAGAACCGTTTGTCCTTTCTGGCGCGTGCCATTGGCGCACGCTGGATCATTGGCTTTGCTGCCGAGGCACCAGCATATAAAAACTGGTTGGTTGATGAGGCGGTGGCGTATAGCGATCAGCCTGAGTCATGGACAGACACAGCAGCAAGGTTGGTTGCTGGACCTGAACCCAAAGCATTTGATTTGGCAGATTGGCCAGTTGAAGTGATCAACCCGGTGTCCATTGCTCAACCCTATGTCGTGCTTCATGTGGGTGCCAGTTCGGCTACCCGGTATTGGCCAACTACCAATTGGCAAGACCTAGCTGCTGGTTTGCGTATGCAGGGGCGCTGTATTGTGTGGTCCTGTGGTCCAGGAGAAGAGCAGCTGATTGGTGCGATTGATCCCCCGGCTCAGGACATTGTGATGGCCGGTTGTCTCAACTTGGTTCAATTACGAGCTCTTTTACATGGAGCGCAAGCCTGCATCTGCCCCGATACCGGCGTTGCCCATCTAGCCAAGACGGCAGGTGTTCCATTGTTGATGCTATTTGGCCCTGGCAGTGAAATCTTGTTTGGTCGCAGCAATTTCTTTTCCGCCATTCCTTGTGTGGGTGTAGGTGCAGCATGGTTTCCTTGCCGTATTCAGCGTGATATGCATCATCGCCAAGTATCATGGGCCCTGCGCTGTCACCGTACTGTGGGTGATAAGCCAGACCAGTGCCATAAGCCACAGTGTATGGCAGCCGTGCAGCCATCTATGGTGTTGCAAGCGTTAGTTCAGTTACTGCCTTAA